CTTTAACATATattgtacatgtatgtatgtgtgtctgtatagaAGTGGATACATGTTATATTTACTCGGTACTTAAGTAACattttgatggatttgtacttttcttagtattttaaaatgatgcttgtttttcttgctCGTTTATATTTGTGAGGCATCACATTAGTATATAGTTATtcccttttttgtctttcatttcattctgttgtTTTGGTGACATCACCTGTGCTGCTAGTAACTGGTCACACCTTTGACTCCTCAGGGTTATTGTAGATACAACGAGAGAAGAATAGAGCCTAACAAACTTCAGATTGTTTTGGTACTTTTACTTCAGTAATTATTTCAAGTAACCATATTATTACCCGAAGTTGGGTATAGGCTACTCACCCACCTCTGATTAGGTGTGtcagagcagggaaatcacccaGTCATGCCAGATCCCCTGCAGGATCATCCACTGTGCATGTACAGACTTCCTCTGATGTTACTTTGCACATCATTCATATCAAGCCTACTTTTGCAAACCCAACATCACTTTTGGGGCTAACCAAGTCAGAGCATTGTTTTACGTACATCTGAGTGAGGCctgttttaacagattttacagTATTCTCTCTGAAATACTTTCATaataacatttttggaaaaaaaaaacgtgtctGAAAGTGTTGCAGGAGCgatggatggagagaaggagagagagagggagagaggagaagagaaagagagtgatgaGACAGAGGAAGATGCTGAGGGAGCAGCCTTGGTGTGGCAGGAAGGCTACCCAGAAGATGACCTGGACTTACCCATCATGCACTGGGAAGCCCTGAGCTTGCGAATCGCAGAACTTGAGAGACAAGAGGAGGAGCGAAAAGAGAGGAACAAGGtcagagtttaaaaaaaggatGTGAAATTCAAAGATCCCTCTTATGCGTATGAGATGATGTATACTAGGAGATTGCGCACTcccagaaaaaaaggtactaacCTGTGACTGGGGTGGGGGTACATCTTCAGttcctttagttagggaacataattgttcaatattccattgaaatgacattttagtaagttgtactgactctaATACTCTGTTCACTCCAGGCCTTTCATTataatttttctatttttagacattaggttataaaaaggtgCATACTATGTGACCCTTTTCACAATTTTTAAGTTATGCAGTTGCACCTTAAACCATTGTACATTTGAGATATTGTGTATTGATGAACAAAAAACGTATCAGCACAGCACCTTTTTTCTGGCTGTGTATCTCTCAGTACGAGTACTGACAGCCTGACTCCAGTACctgaaaagtatttttttcagtacCTTTTTTCAAAtgctaaattatatataaaatgagaGTGAGGGAGTATATGCAAGTCATATCTGTACTTATGCTTGTCTAGTAGACTGCCCATTCGAATAACATgctcatcagccaatcagcagtctagATTTTTGAACAAGCTTGCTTATTCACTCACTGATGTTGACAGGACTGGAATTTGGAATTTTCATTCTCGTAGTGTTAATGCAGTTCAGTTGGTACTATAAAAGTATTGAATTTCAGTACTCAGCCCTAGTATATACATGTGTAAAAGTgctggaaaattgtgtaaaaatgctTATTACAAACAGTAGCAGGATAACACATCCACATTACTGCATTATACAGCTGCTGTTTATATTTCTACTGTTGTTCATTTTGTAATGTAGCTAAATGTCTGTTTCTGTATATCATTTTAAGGATCTGGCCAGATGGACAGAGGGTTGGCCGGAGTTACATGACCTTAGGCACAGGGACCCCTGTGAGGATATGGAAGACAGTCGTCTGACTGCCTTAACATCACGGTACAGAACAGATAAGCTCTCTTATCCTGTTTATGTATTCGCtgcagtgtgtgaatgtgatgaGTTCTACCTGGTTTTTACAGACTCCAGAGTCATATGAATCTACAGCTGTGCTTCATCAACAACAGCGAGAGCGAGGACGAGGAAGACGAGGCAAAAAAagaggtttcttttttttgtataatgTTTCGCCAACGTCTTCTAGTTACAAATGTAGTTATGCTATAACTGAAGTTCGGGGGGAGGAGCatggctgaaacccctccttctttcaaTCCAACGTTCAATAagttcacatcctcaccttacCTTGCTGAGACAAAGTGTTCGCAgtcccaccaccaccccatctcctccccattcctcagtcctgcatcagtcctactacagctatgaggggggTGTCTgaccttctagctacaggcagaaggtGCCCAAAACTCCAGCCCAAGagttctcccccctctctcagTCAATtctccctcatactaccaccacatgTTGAAAACATGGTCTAAACTCACAAAGTGTCAGTTATCAAGTATGTGTTCTTTTGTTGTCACTATTAAATCCATTACTCTCCTATTCTTTTTCCGAATATTTCAATAACACGTATATTTAATCACTGTCCGAGCTAAAATGTTAATTTCCAAAACACTAACTTTTCAGAAGAAGGAAATAAATGTTCTAAACGTTTAAGTTAATTTGATTTTAGATTTGTAAATTTTATTAAAGTTCATTGTGGACCATAGGTTGTGAAACTTTCACACATTGTAAGGAGCAGAGGGCATTTTTCAGTGGTGTGAACAAAAGAAAATCAAGGCTTTGATGTGATATTGACAATATGAATAGTAGTTGTAACTACTAACAACTCATTTAAACTCATAGCTGAATGTTAATTAGGATGTGAAACAGTAGCTTTGTAAATAAAGGAGAAAACGTATTTAACGTGAACACATGCTAATGTAACACGATAACTTTGGCCCATTCCATTGGTCCTTTTATCATAAAATGTTTCCACAATATAAAGTATAAAGTGTATcaggtattttaaaaaaatctaggTTTTTCCAGTAACAGAAACAATGTACATCTCTCCTTTTACAGTTGGTAAAGCAGTGTGGGAAGAGTAGCAGTGGGCAGGTGCAACAGCCTCAGCAGGTTTCCAGCACTGTGACACGCAGTAAAACCAAATCAGGCGGGTTCAAGAAAGAGGTCAGGGCTGCTCTCAACATGCTTAGAGACAAGCTGAGGTTGGAACAGAAACAGGTACGTCTGTGGCCATGCAGTGACCTCAAGCTGACAAGATCAAGTGCTGAGTTTTAATTCTGATTTAATTCTGAAGTCCAAGAacacttttcatttttcctcttcTTATTATTGTTGCGGTTGTTTCTATTATGCATGTTAcctgtgtgtttaatgtgtttgaGTTTAGTGTGAATGTTGACTGTTCTGTTTCAGACTATACCCCCCAGTGAAGCAGTCAAACAGAGAACACGCTATAAACGCAGTGACTTGCAGAATTTCAGCCTGAAGGAGCTGAATGCCTTGAAGACCACACTAAGCAAAGACATTCacagtaagtttttttttattcagtataaTTCAGCCAATGAGATGTGAACATACCTatacagagtggtttgatgtgaaatggttaattgtagagaaacttaatgaTTTGGATTTCTTTGCATCGGaagtgatagaaaccagggattaaaatgcaaatatgggcatttaatttactatccagaatgagTAGATCTATATGTGCCTTCCgactttttatatgtaatattgatagtAGTCAATAGTTTTCACTGGGGACTAGGTCGCCTTGCAACACCCTCCACCCtgaatgcattaaaaatagttttaactAAAACCTGATCTGAAAACTCTCATTACAGTCATCAAGCGGGTCATTcctaaccatttcatataataaccgtctgtgaggaagcttttaagaggcattaaacacttcacaTGTCTGGTTCCGATCACAACAACTATGAACAATTATGACACTGTCTCTATAATGTGGCACATTTGatcaaaccactttgtttacatcttaaatgtttaattatagTGACAGTCTGAGAAGTTTGTAGAATTCTTCTTTTAAGAGCAGTATGTAGACAGATACAGTGTTTTGCACATAtttgattgtttatttattatctgGGCTCTGCTTCTGTGCAGACATTACTCTTATGATGTGATCAGAGATCAGCTTCACATTTTACTAGATTAATGTTTAAGGAAAGGCTCACAAAACCAGACTTTAAGTACTGTTCTCAACTAATTATCACATCATCAGTATATTAAAACTCACTGTGAGTAAGTGACATAATCAGGTGGAGAGGTTGTGCCAGCGCAGTTCACTACTAAAGCatcaaaaatttaaataaaaattatttgaaTACAAGTTATTGTCAGCTAGCAAATCAAATCTAGGCAGGATATTGCTGGGTCCTACGCATGCTGCTACGTACTGACTTAGCAACACATTATTTGGAATAACTTACAACATTTGTATTGTGCActacatttgatttttaatattcatttaaaataggGCTTATAGAGAAAGGGCTTGGACACCCCTTAGTTGCATCTCTGATGGCTTATGGGGTAGATGTATCTGATAAAACAGCCAATGACTGTAGATTTATGGTAGACATCTAACTGACAACTTTTAatagtgtatatttgtatagtAATGCTTACATGTGTTTTGTAACAGAAAGTGCAGAGCAGTTCAGTTACTCAGCTTATAGATTGAGAGATGTCTGCATTATACATGGGGTGGGCAATGTAACCATATTTTATCTTTATCATGAGTACATCATAAGCTTCTCTGAGCATATCagtagaacactgaccaacttaATGTTTTATGACAATGTTAGCATAATTAGGCCTATTTaaatggatttagtgcagtgcatttTGCTAAACattgaataaatcatagtaattgtaggtttattattatagtaatttTATATGTggtgctacacacacacacacacacacacacacacacacacacacacacatacaaaaaagtatttagtcagccactgattgtgcaagttctcctacttagaaagatgagagaggtctgtaattttcatcataggtacacttcaactatgagagacaaaatgagaaaaaaaaaatccaggatatcacattgtaggatttttaaaggatttatttgtaacttatggtggaaaataagtatttggtcaataacaaaagttgaactcaatactttgtaacataacctttgttggcaatgacggaggtcaaacgtttcctgcaagtcttcaccaggtttgcacacactgtagcaggtattttggcccattcctccatgcagatctcctctagagcagtgatgttttggggctgtcgctgggcaacatagactttcaactccctccacaaatgttctatggggttgaggtctggagacagGCTAGCcatgttccatcttcaatgctctcactgatggaaggaggttttggcttaaaatctcaggatacatggccccgttcattcttcccttaacacggatcagtcgttctgtccagaaaaacagctccaaagcctgatgtttccacccccatgcttcacagtaggtatggtgttcttgggatgcaactcagcattcttcttcctccaaacacgacgagttgagtttttaccaaaaacttctattttggtttcatctgaccacatgatattctcccaatcctcttctggatcatccctATGCTCtcttgcaaacttcagacaggcctggacatgtactggcttaagcagggggacacgcctggcactgccggatttgagtccctctcattttagtgtgttactgatggtagcctttcttactttggtcccagctctctgcagggcATTCATCAGGTCTGTACGTGTAGTTCTGGGGTTTTTGCTCactgttctcatgatcattttgaccctaggggatgagatcttgcgtggggccccagctcaagggagattatcaatggtcttgtatgtcttcaattttcttacaattgctcccacagttgatttattcacaccaacctgcttgcatttgtagattcagtcttcccagcctggtgcaggtctacaattttcttcctggtgtccttcgacagttctttggtcttggccatggttgagtctgactgtttgaggctgtggacaggtgtcttttatacagataatgaggtcaaacaggtgccattaatacaggtaacgagtggaggacagaagagcttaaagaagaagttacaggtctgtgagagccagaaatcttgcttatttgtgggtgaccaaataattattttccaccataatttagaaataaattctttaaaaatcctacaatgtgatttcctggattttttttctcatattgtctctcatagttgaagtgtacctatgatgaaaattactgacctctctcatctttctaaggaggagaacttgcacaatcagtggctgaatAAATACTTTTGTGCCCCACTGTATTATGTCACATATATTGACCATATCATCTACCCCTAGTTATACCTCTTCATACATGTAGAAACAGGCAGATTCATATAGCATGAAGGCATAACATACATCAAAGCATGACTTATCTTTCACTGTTAACATCTTTTTATctttgtgtttatatgcatgtcCATAGACCTCAGCTCAGAGTTAGTGGGTCGGCTTCTTACAAGGGACCAGCTGAGGACAGAGCAGGATGCCATGTTACTGGAGATACAGGATATGACATCTCTGTAATGTCAGACAGAAGAGGGCACTTCATGGGATGAAAGTGATGCTGCCACCTTGAACCCACAGACCTGGGAGATATGCCTGGAAGAATGAAACTGTACTGTGAAAAGCTTCACCACTCCAAAAGACTTTCAATTGCACAGATTTTTGCggtcatttttgttttgttgttacattgctattgttttttgctttttttaaggGTGTTTTAAGGCATTGATAAGCTGCTATTGCTGCCTGTGGAGCAACCTCTTTCCAAAATTCAATTGTTTTTGACAAAtcattctttttattgtttttattccaGTTCATTTACATGTACATCACATTTGCAGCATTTCAGTGATGTATTGTCTGGTTTGATTTGATAGTCAATAGTTTacagtcacacacagacactcgaGGAGCAAACAGATAAAGCAATTAACTCCAGAAGGGTTGACATATGCTACAGTATGTTCTGCACCTGCGCTCACTGCAGGTGAAAATTGTATAACAGTGGGATGATGAGAAGTGGGAGAAGAAATTTGCATGAAGTCTCACATGCTAAGATATTTTTCGTTAAACACTACCTATAATAATTAAATGGCATTGCTATACATATCTCAGACAACTTGAGTGAATTCTTGCTCTTTATGGATGTTCTTAATCTCCAGTATAAGAtacagtaaattcagtgcatgtTGTATAGAGTAggttcagtttgtttttgtgagagattttcttttaaatgaggGCCCACAAAAGTTTTGAACACAGATAAGGCcaggtgtgactgtgtgtattTGGCATGCCTAGCCAGAGTTTGTATCTTCAGAAGGCCAGCTCAGCACAAATAGAGGAAAGAAGATAGACAGGGGGCGGGACCAATTATGAGGTGAAGGGAGACCGTGAAgaagggagggatggagagactGGTCCAACACAAGTCAGACAAAGCAGAGGTGAAGTGGAGCAACAGTTTTCAGAGCGTGCTAAGAAGAAGTTTGACCTTACTGTCTTTTGTATTCGCCTATGCTTTCTTGTCATTTACTCTGATGATCGGACAGTGAAATAGAGATGTTTTGGTATCTGCACTTTTCCATTTGAGATTCTTCAACATTCTGAAAAGGGATTCTTATCTTTCACAAAGCTGTATTCTGAGGCACTGGTAAGTCTTCCAGCTTGTCTATAAAAGCATGCAAACACAGTGTTCCAGGTTTTTAAGTGCACTCTGATTCACTGCATCTATATTGCCCTATTAGGCACAGAGCATGCCTTTTTACATTCTACTTTCAGCTTCATGGGCTGCAGTttctgagaaatgttattcagGCAACAGTTTGCtctatataatgtatattatttCTGGAATTGTCTTACACCCCATTAAGAAGCAAATGGATGATTTATCATAACATGATCAACTGACCACTTTGTTCTGTTGACTTAATGTCTTATATGTTTCTCAATATAGCCTTTTGCCGAGTAGCTACTCAGCAAAATGCTCAGTCTGCTCGAAGGGCATGATGGCCATGGCCATGGCATCTATTTCAAAAAAGATATTTGATGTTTGAATGCATCCAGTAGAGCACACAGAGTCAGGAAGAGCTGAAAGAGTCTAAAGTCCTTtgacagcagttcagagtaaaGACCATTTTTTGAATCTGAAAGGAATGAAGAGGAATGGCATGGGATAACAAGTGATTCTAAGAAAGACAGGGATATGGATGGATGATGGAACACAGAGGGGAAGTGTGGTTACTGATTGATGAGTTACTGAAGTGAAAAGGGTCTGAATCAGCAGCATATACTCATGCGACAGCGCAAACAGCACCACAGATTGTGAAAGAAAGGGGGGATGGTGGGGGGAAAAGAGGGAATCAGGTAAGCAGATAGAAGGGCAATTTTTGAATGAAGGGCAAAGATGACACTGAAAAGACCTCTTTAACTTTTGCATAACAACAATAAGCAACACGAATCAGCCCATTAAATCGtgtaatttatgtaatttatgtaTGTTAGactcaatttattttaaaaactgtaat
This window of the Pygocentrus nattereri isolate fPygNat1 chromosome 2, fPygNat1.pri, whole genome shotgun sequence genome carries:
- the si:dkey-6n21.12 gene encoding schwannomin-interacting protein 1: MDGEKERERERGEEKESDETEEDAEGAALVWQEGYPEDDLDLPIMHWEALSLRIAELERQEEERKERNKDLARWTEGWPELHDLRHRDPCEDMEDSRLTALTSRLQSHMNLQLCFINNSESEDEEDEAKKELVKQCGKSSSGQVQQPQQVSSTVTRSKTKSGGFKKEVRAALNMLRDKLRLEQKQTIPPSEAVKQRTRYKRSDLQNFSLKELNALKTTLSKDIHNLSSELVGRLLTRDQLRTEQDAMLLEIQDMTSL